In the genome of Streptomyces sp. NBC_00190, one region contains:
- a CDS encoding cold-shock protein, which yields MALGTVKWFNSEKGFGFIEQDGGGPDVFAHYSNIATSGFRELQEGQRVSFDVTQGQKGPQAENILPAN from the coding sequence ATGGCACTTGGCACCGTGAAGTGGTTCAACTCGGAAAAGGGCTTCGGCTTCATCGAGCAGGACGGTGGCGGCCCGGACGTCTTCGCCCACTACTCGAACATCGCCACCTCTGGCTTCCGTGAGCTCCAGGAGGGCCAGCGCGTGTCCTTCGACGTGACGCAGGGCCAGAAGGGCCCCCAGGCGGAGAACATCCTCCCCGCCAACTAA